The Deinococcus multiflagellatus nucleotide sequence GTGACGGGAGCCGTGGCGGAGGGGCCGGTCGTCATGGGGCCTCAGCATCCCACACCGGGGCCAGGGCCAGGGCCAGTTGCAGGTCGCCGGGGGTGGTCACCTTGAACAGCCGCGCGTCGCCGGGAATGAGCGCCACCGGGTGCCCCAGCCGCGCCACCAGCCCGGCGTCGTCGGTGGCGCTCTCGCCGCTGCGCCGCGCCGCCTCATGGGCGCGCAGGATCAGCTCGCGCCGGAACGCCTGCGGGGTCTGCACCGCCCACAGGCCCTCACGCGGCACGAGCTGGCCCCAGTGCTGGGCCCCCTCTCCGGCCTGCACCAGCGTGTCGGCCACTGGCAGAGCGGCGGTGGCGGCGCCCTGGGTGTCGGCGGCGCCGCGCAGTGCGTGGATCACGGCGGCCGGCACGAAGGGCCGCGCGGCGTCGTGGATAAGCACCACTTCCGCGTCGGTGGCCCCCAGCAGGGCGTGAACGGTGGCCTGCCGGGTGGCGCCGCCGCTGATGGCGCGCGCAGGCACCCCTGGGGGCAGGGCGTGGTCCTCCGGCAGCGCCACCAGCACTTCGTTCACATGGGGCGCCAGCGCGGCCACGCTGCGGGCCAGCAGCGAGCGCCCGGCCACCTCCACGAAGGCCTTGGGGCCCAGGCCCAG carries:
- the ispD gene encoding 2-C-methyl-D-erythritol 4-phosphate cytidylyltransferase; this encodes MKVAALIPAAGSGTRLGLGPKAFVEVAGRSLLARSVAALAPHVNEVLVALPEDHALPPGVPARAISGGATRQATVHALLGATDAEVVLIHDAARPFVPAAVIHALRGAADTQGAATAALPVADTLVQAGEGAQHWGQLVPREGLWAVQTPQAFRRELILRAHEAARRSGESATDDAGLVARLGHPVALIPGDARLFKVTTPGDLQLALALAPVWDAEAP